TCGCCGGACGCCGCCGCGCTGCTCGCCGAGCCGAATAACTCGCTCGGCTTCCATTATTTGCTCGCGCTCGAGCGGCTCGGCGCCCGCATGACGCCGCTGACGATCCGCCGCGTGAAAGCGGGCTATCACGACGCGAATTTCGCGGACGCGTCGATCGCGAGCGCAACGGCGATTCGCAAGCGGCTGCTTGCCGCAAGCGGCGACGCCGCCGAAGCGCTCGACGCCGTCGCCGCGTACGTGCCGGAGGCGACGCTGCGCATCCTGCGGCGCGAATGGGAAGCCGGGCGCGCGCCGATGCATTGGGAGCGGTACCGCGCGCCGCTGTTTCACCGGCTGCTGACGCTGCCGGAATCGCGGCTCGCGGCGCTGCGCGACGTCACGGAAGGGCTAGAGCGCCGCATCAAAAAAGCGCTCCCCGCCCTGCCGCCGGACGCATCCGTGGAGGCGCTCCTCGACGCGCTCAAGACGAAGCGGTATACGCGCACGAAGCTGCAGCGCATGCTGACCGCGGTCTACTTGGACCACGCCAAGGAGGCGCTCGGCGCCGAGTCGCTGCAAGCCGGTCCGCCGGCGCTGCGCGCGCTCGGCTTTACCGACGCCGGGCAGGCGCTGCTCGCGCGGATGAAGCGCACGGCGTCCGTGCCCGTCGTCACCCGCATCGGCCGCGACGCGCACCCGCTGCTCGCGCTCGACGCGGCGGCGACCGCGGCGTACGCGCTCGGCTATGCGACGGCCGGGCCGGACGATTGGTTCGCCGACTATTACAAGCCGCCCGTTCGCGTCTCCTTCTCCGGCAGCGACGCCAAATAATCGAGCGCCTCCCGCAGCGAAGCGACCGGCACGATCCGCATGTTGGTTCCGAGCTCGGCCGCTTTCGCGCGCGCCGCATCCGCGTTGTCCGCCGGGACGAAAAACAATTCCGCCCCTTTGCGCGACGCTCCCGTCACTTTGTGGCCGACGCCGCCGATGCGGCCGACCGTCCCGTCGGGCGAAATTTCCCCCGTGCCGGCGATGACGTACCCTTTCGTCCCGTCCCCTTCCGTAAACCGATCGTAAATTTCCAACGCGAACATCAACCCTGCCGACGGTCCTCCGATCGAGCCGGGCTTCACCGTCACGCGGTACGCCGGATCGACGCTCGCGACGGTCTGGAGCATGCCGTACGTAATGCCGAGTCCCGGCCGCGGCGGATCCGCGTTCGGGATCGGGCGCAGCGTCAGCCGCTCGGACCGTTCGTCGCTTCCGCGGCGGAACGTTACCATGGCGTCGTCGCCGGCCGCTTTGCCCGAGAGCGCCGCCTTGACGTCGTCCTCCGCCGCAAGCGCTTTCCCGTCGATGGCGAGCAGCACGTCGCCCGGACGTAGCGCGCCGTCGGCCGCCGAGCCGTCCATCACCGTGAAGACGGAGATCCCTAGGCTTCGCGGCTCGTACGGGATCCCCAGCTCGCGGTACGCCGCCTCGATCGCGTTCGCGTGAGACGCCCGCATTTGGAGCCGCTGCCTCGCGACGTAATCGGTCCGGCTCGCCCCGCGCGTCACCGTCTGCTTGTCGAGCAGCTCCGCGTCCGGATCGAGCCGCGCCCATGCGTACGCGAACACGTTCGCGTACATCCAGCGCACGGTCGTGAGCATGTAGGCGCCGTCGGTTTCGTCCGCTTCGGGCGCTGCCGGCGTCTCGACCATCGGCCGCGTCGACGCGACCGGCCCCGGCTGATACACGATATATGGCACCGGGACGGCGAACCACAGCAGGAGCGCCGCGGCGAGACCGAGGAACGCCGGCCACGCCGTCCGAAGAAACATTCGTACATTCGGATTCATCGCCGCACTCCTTTCGGGATGGGGCTTGGTCTTTTTCGGACACGCGTTGCGTAAGATGGTATCAGGAACGAGGAATGTCCGGGGGAGTGGGAATGATAGAACGAAGCGAAACCGTCCGCCGGGCGCAGACCGGGCTGCTGGCGGCCGCCGCCGTCGTGTTGGTCGGCATGATCGTCGCTTATCCCGGCGAAGCGTTCGCCGCTTCGATGTCCGGGCTTACCGTCTGGTGGGAGATCGTCTTTCCGGCGCTGCTCCCTTTCTTTATGCTGTCCGAGCTGCTGCTCGGCTTCGGCGTCGTGCACGCGCTCGGCGTCCTGCTCGAGCCGCTCATGCGCGTGCTGTTCCGCGTGCCCGGCGTCGGCGGCTGGGCGCTCGCCGCGGGCTTCGCCGCCGGCTTTCCCGGCGGCGCGAAGGCGGCCGCCGACTTGCGCCGCGACGGCCTCGTAAGCCGCGCCGAAGGCGAGCGGCTGCTCGCCGTGTCGCATATCGCGAGCCCGATCTTCCTCACGGTCGTCGTCGCCGTCGGCTTCCTCGGCCGTCCGGAGCTCGGGCTGCCGCTGACGGCGGTCCATCTCGTCTCCGCGCTCGTCACCGGCCTCATCGTCTGCCGCCTCCCGTCGCGGGACGCGGCGGAGCCGGCGGCAGAGCCGCCCGCGGACGACCGCGGCGGACGGCCGGGGACGGGGCCGCTGCTCGCCATGGCCGAAGCGCGCCGCCGGGACGGCCGCCCGCTCGGCCGGCTGCTCGGCGACGCCGTCGCCTCCGCCGTCCAATCGCTGCTCGTCATCGGCGGCCTCATGATCGTCTTCTCGGTGCTGCTGCGCCTGCTCGGCCTGCTCGGCGTCGCCGACGCGATCCGAAGCGTCGCGCAGCTCGCCCTGACGCCGTTCGGCCTGCCGGGCGCGCTCGCGGACGCATCCGCCGCCGCCCTGCTCGAGGTGCACCTCGGCGCCTATACGGTCGCGCAGGCGGGCGGCGCTTCGGTCTGGGCCGCTGCGCTGCTCGCCGCCGTCGTCGGCTGGGGCGGCCTGTCGGCGCACGCGCAGGTGAAAAGCCTCGTCGGCGGCACTGACCTGCGCTACGCTCCGTTCCTGCGCGCGCGGCTCGTGCATGCGGCCGTCTCCGTCCTCGTCGCGTTCGCGCTGTGGGAGCCGCTGCTCCGCTGGTTCGGCGGCGTCTCGCCGACGTTCGCGGCCGCGCCGGGCGCCGGAGTGGCTGCCGCGGGGCTCGGCGCGCACGGCCTGTGGCCTCACATGCCGGCCATGGCGCAGGCGCTCGCCGCCTTCGCGCTCGCCGCCGCCGTCCTATCCAGCGTCGCCGCCGCGCTCCGCGGAGCCGCCCGCCTCCGCCGCCGCTAGGCGAACTTCGCCCGGAGCGCTTTCTCGACGGCCGGCGGCACCAAATCGGCGACGGGGCCCTGGAACTTCGCGATTTCTTTCACGATGCTCGAGCTGAGGAATGAGTAATCCGGGCTCGTCATCATGAAGAACGTCTCCACGTCCGGGCTCAGCTTATGGTTCGCCGTGGCGAGCTGCAGCTCGTACTCGAAATCGGATACCGCCCGAAGGCCGCGCACGATGACGTGCGCGTTCTTTTTCGCCATATAATTGATCAGCAAATCCCGGAAGCCGTCGATCTCCACGTTCGGCAGATCGGCGGTCACGTCCCGCAGCAGTCCCATCCGCTCGTCGAGCGTGAACAGCGGGTTCTTGGACGTGTTGTTCAGCACCGCGACGATCAACCGGTCGAACTGCTTCGCGGCCCTGCGGATAATGTCGAGGTGACCGTTCGTAACCGGGTCGAAGCTGCCGGGGTATACCGCCACCTTCATCGGACTGTCTTGTTGGGTCGTGCCGCCGTTCATGGCTCCATCTCCTTCGCAAAGCTGAATATGCTGAGGGCGGTGTCTCCGTAATCCGACCTGCGCCGCAGCGCGAAGCCGCCGAACCGCTCCGGATACGCGTGCGACGCTTCGTGCTCGACGACCGCCGTCGCTCCGTCGCGGAGCAGCCCCTGCTTCTCCATAAACTCCAAATATTCATGCGCGTTCTTCATCCGATACGGCGGATCGAGAAACACGAGATCGAACGCGCGACCCCGCTTCGCCAGCGCCCTCAGCGCCTGCATCGCGTCGTTGCGGTACACCTCCGCCGCCGCGTCCACCTTCGCCGCCGCGACGTTCGCCTGCACCGTCTCGACCGCCTTCCGATCGCTGTCGACGAACACCGCGCGCTCCATGCCGCGGCTGAGCGCCTCGATGCCGAGGCCGCCCGTGCCCGCGAACAAATCGAGCGCCTCGCCGCCGTCGAAGTACGGGCCGATCATGCTGAACAGCGCTTCCTTCACTTTGTCCGTCGTCGGACGCGTGCCGGTGCCGGGCACCGGCTTCAGCGAGCGCCCTTTCGCGCTCCCCGAGATGACTCTCATGCTGCTTTGACCTCCATCGCGCCGCTTATCGCAACCGTCGCTTTACCGTTATCGTACCACACGGACGTTTTCTTGAAAAATGTTCCGTCCCCATGTATAAACTTTCCCCAAATGGCAATGCTAGAGCTAACGACATCACGGATGTCGTAGACAACCGCGGAGAAGACTTACGTTTCCCCATAAGCTCTTCGTCCGGTTTCTCCTCTCCCATGAGGGGGCTGCGAAAGCAGCCTCCGAGCTATTGATGCGCAGAGCCTTATCGCTCTGCGTTTTTTTTTGCGCCAAACGCGAAAAAAAGCAGCCGTCGGCTGCTCTTCGTTATGTAGTAGTGGACTCCTTCTCGGCGGCGGCATTCAACACCGGCTTCAACAGATGGTCCAAGAGCGCCTGCTGCAGCGTTCCCTTCATGACCGCCCGCTCTTGAAAGGAGAGACCGAGGCGGATCATCACTTTGACGATTTCCGGCCGCAGCCCCGTAATGATAACCTTGCAGCCCATCATGCCGACCCCGTCGATGACGCTGATCAATTGCCGGATGACTTCGGGCTCCATTTCCACGACGCCGGACAGGTCGATGACGAGCGTCTCGATCCGGTCGGTACCGATTTGCGTGATGACGACGTCTTCGATCGTAGCGGAACGGAACGAGTCGATCGGACCGATCAAAGGCAGGATGGACATCGTCGGCGTCAGCGGAATGATCGGCACCGACAAATCTTCCACCATCTCCCGCTGGGCGCGGATCAGGTCGTCCTTGTACTGCGAATAGCTGATGAACAAATGATTCGAGAACATGTCCATCAGGTCGTTGATTCGCTTCTCCAGTCCGTAGAAGCCTTCCAAATCGAACGTCAGCTTGTTCGCCTTATCGAAATTGTACAAGAAATCCCACATGACGCGCCGCACCGTTTGGATCCACTCGAGCTTGAACGCGAGCGTCAGCGAATGCTTCGCCCAAGCGACGCCCTCCATCTTCGCGAACGAAATGACTTCGTGTTCCCGGCCTTCGACGATATACAGCACCAGCTTGTGCGCGTTTTCGAGCAAATTGATGTTTCCGACCCGCAAAATTTCGTCGATTTTATCCCGGACGTTGACGGCTTCCTGCAGCAATCTTTCTTCGAAGGCACCGCGGTTCATGATAAAGAAATCTTTGAGGTTGTCTGTGTTCGTGTCGATCATTTTCAGAAGTACCACCTCTCTGCGTTTGCTGCCCGTTCCCCTCGGGAAGCGGATCGAAAATCTCGTCCCTTGCTGCTCTTCGCTCTCCACCTCGATGACGCCGTTGTTCTGATAGACGACCGAAAACACGAGCGTAAGCCCCATGCCGGTGCCGGCTTCCTTCGTCGTGAAAAAGGGCGTGCCGAGCAGCCCCAGTTTTTCTTTCGGAATGCCGACTCCGTCGTCCTGCACGAATACGGTGACCGCATCCTCCGAAACCGTCTGGCCGATCGTGATCGTCCCTTCGTTCGGGATCGCTTCGAAAGCGTTCTTCATCAAATTGAAAAACGCTCGTTTCAGTTGATTGCGCTTGCCGTAAATGTACGTCCCAGGCTTTTCGAATTGCTTTACGAGCTCGACGCGGTAAAATTGGTCCTGGAATAACTGGGTCAACATTTCCAGTTCCGCCGCCAAATCGATCGAGACGAACGGTTCGTCGTCCAAATCCGGTTTAGATACCTGCAGCAAATTTTGCAGAATAACGATCGCGTTATTCAACTCGGTCTCGGCGATATCGATGTACTTCGGCTCGTTTCGCTCCTTGAGCAGCTGCAGAAACCCTTTGACGGCCGTCAACGGATTTCGAACCTCGTGCGCGATGCCTGCGGCGATTTGACCCACGGAAGCCAGTTGACTTAGGTGAATATCGCTTTTTGGGCGGCCTTGCGGTTTCTCGGTTCCTGGCATCGTTGATTCCTCCGGTTGGTTCTGCGAATCCGAATCTCCTGAACGCGAGCGTTACGCGCGCATGTTCGCGATTCGCATATGTACGGCTCGTCCGTTCGCGCTTTGCGTATCCTATTATAACGGGAAATTCCTATAAGTTCTATCCCCCGTGGATGATTTATACAAACTTCAGACGATTGTCTCCGCTCGCCGCGCGATAATTTCCTTATTTCGGGGGACACTATTGCCGCTAGCCGACAATCGGACGGAAGGAGGGATTCGGGCATGAACGAGCGCGAAGCGGAAGCCGAATTGGAGCAGGCGAACGAAACGGCGCCGGAGGCGCAGCCGGAAACGGCGGCGGAGGAAGAAGCCGAAACGGTGCACGTCGAGTGGGCGGGATTCATTTGACGCGATCCGCGCCGGACCTCCCCGATTCCGTCGGCGGCGGACGCATCCGGCGGATCGGGTTCGGGAGGGAGCGCGCATGAAGCAAGCACGGTTCCGCGGGTTGAAGCTGCATCATTTGGTCATCGCCCTCGTGGCGGTCTCCGTCCTGCTGACGTTCGCCGTCATCGCGGGCGTCGGGTTTTCGGCCGGGAGGGCGTTGTGGACCGCCGATACGCTGGACGCGCAGCGGCTTAACGCGGCGCAATTGGCGGGAGCGACCGACGAGTTGTTCGCGTCGTTGAAATCCGGCTTGAAAACGGTCGCGGAACATGCCGCCGGCGAGACGGACACACAGCACCTGCACTTATTTCTTGATATCGTACGAGAGGGAAGCGGCTTCAATGTCGCGTTCATCGCCGACGAAAACGGGTTCGTCCTGGATGCGTCCCCGCGGAATCTCGGACTGGTCGGCCGCAAGCTGACGACGGTCGGCGCTCTTGAGGCGCTCCGAGAACGCAAGGCGCTCGTTTCCGAGCCGTATCTTGGCGTATTGAATCGCTTAATCGTGCTGATCTCCCATCCGATCTTCGACGCGCAAGGCCGGTACCTCGGGTTTGCGGGCGGCACGATTTCGCTGCACGAACCGAATTTGGTCAGGGCGCTGATCGGAACGAATCCGTTCAACGAGGCGGGAAGGCACGTGTACGTCCTTTCTTCCGCCGGCAACGTCATTTATCATCCGGACGACGCTCTCGTCGGGAAGAACGCGGCGGCGTTCGCCGACCTGCGGGACGTATTCGCGGCGGGAAGCGAGCAGGAACGAATCGCCGTCTCGCTGCGCCACGGCATGCTCGCCGGCGTCGGATCGGTGCCGGAAACCGATTGGCTCGTCGTCTCCCAAACGCCGCAGCGAACGGTATCGCGCGCCATTCGCCGCATCGTCACGCGCATTTTGCTGTCCGCGCTGCCGCTCGCGGCGCTGATCGTCGCGCTGATTTACGTGCTGGTCCGGTTTATTTCTTCCCCGCTGTACAAGCTGGCCCGGTATGCGGAGCGGCTGTCGGAAGAGCCCGGGGCGGCGCCGGCGGCCGAGCTTCCCGCCATTCACGATTGGAACTACGAGGCGAACCGGCTGTTCGATACGCTGGCGAAAGCGTCCTTCCAAATCCGGCATCGGTTCGATGCGCTGTCGGCGGAAGCGACGACGGATCAACTAACAGGACTATACAATCGACGCATGATGGATCGCCTGCTGCACGAATGGGAACGCCAGCGGCTGCCGTTCTGCTTGCTGGCGATCGACGCCGACCATTTCAAACAAGTGAACGACCAGTACGGGCACCAGGCGGGGGACGAGGTGCTGCAATTTATCGCCCGTCTCGCGTCGCGGACGGTTCGGGGGCAGGACGTCGTCTGCCGATACGGCGGCGAAGAGTTCGTCGTGCTCGCCCCCGGCGCCGACCCGGATACGGCCCGCGCGCTCGCGGAACGGCTGAGAAGCCGTATCGGGGAAACCGCCAGCCCGATCGGCCGGCGGGTCACGGTGTCGATCGGCGGCGCCGCGTTCCCGCTTCACGGAGACACCGCCGAAGAGGTGATCCGCCGCGCCGACGAAGCGTTATATCGGGCGAAGGCGGAGGGGCGGAACCGCGCGATCGTTCACGACTGACGCAAGGCCTCAATTTCCTCGAGGACGCGGGTCAGCTCCCGCAGCCTCTCCCGTCCCTCGTCGTCCAGCTCCGTCTTCGCCATCAGCGCGGCGCGTTCCAGCTCCGCCCGGCGGTACGCGTCCTCCCGCTCGCGCTCTTCCGCCGACGCCGGCGGCCCGTCCGGGCGGCGTTCGTATTCCGCGTACGGCATGTCGTATACGCGCCAGCTGCCGTCCCCGGGCAGCGAGACGACGCGGTTCGCGACCGCCCGCAGAAAATACCGGTCGTGCGACGCCGCGATCAGCGCCCCGGGGTAAGCCGCCAGCGCTTCCTCCATTCGTTCGCGCGCGTCGACGTCGAGATAGTTCGTCGGTTCGTCCAGCACGAGCAGGTTGGCGCCGCTGAAATACAGCTGCAGGAACGCCGCGCGGCACCGCTCGCCCATGCTCAGCTCCCCGATGCGCCGGAACGCGTCGTCCCGCGAGAACAGGAAGCAGCCCAGAATCGTTCTCGCGAACGTCTGCGTCATGTCCGGCACGCGCAGCAGGCTGTCGAGCAGCGTCTCGTTCGGGTCGAGGCCCTCGAGCCGCTGCGAGAAATAGCCGACGCGCAGTTCCGGGTGCCGGCGGACGGACCCGCCCGCCGGCGTCAGCTCGCCGGCGAGAAGCCGCAGCAGCGTCGTCTTGCCCGCGCCGTTCGCGCCGACGACGGCGATTTTGTCGCCGCGCCCGACGGCGAGGCGCCCTTCCCGGACGATCGGCGCCGACTCCCCCTCGTAGCCGAACGCGACGCCCTCCGCCTCGATCAGCGTCTTCGCCTCGAACGTTCCTTCGCGGAACGCGACGCGCAGCTGCTCCGCCTCCCGCGGCTTCTCGACCCGCTCTTTCTCGAGCCGCTCGAGCTCCTTCTCCTTCGCGTGGTACCTCGCCGTATGCTTGTTGGCTCTGGCGGCGTAGTACGGCTTCGTGATGCCTTCCGCCTTCGCCGCGTCCCGGCTCGCCTGCAAATACCACTGCTGATACATCCGGATCGACTCCAGGATGTTCTCCCGCTCCCGCTCCTGCTTGCGGTAAGCGGCGATTTGCGTTCGCCGCTCGAGCTCCTTCTGCTCCCGGTACGCCGCGTAGTTGCCCTTATACGACTTCGCGCCGTCCGGACCCAGCTCGACGATGCGGTCGACGACGGCGTCGAGGAACGTCCGGTCGTGCGACACGACGACGACGGCACCGGGATACGCGCGCAGCCACGACTGCAGCCAAACCACCGTATCGGCGTCGAGATGATTCGTCGGCTCATCGAGGAAGAGCGCCTTCGGCCGGCGGACGAGCAGGCGGGCGAGCGCGGCGCGCGTCCGTTCCCCGCCGCTGAGCGCCGCGAGCGGCAGGCTCCACGTCCGCGGCGGAAGCCCCACCTGCGCGAGCGCCCGCTCGACCTCCGCCTCCCAGGCGTACCCGTTCCGCGCCGCGTACGCATCCAGCGCTTCGGCGTACCGCGCCGCGGCCGCCTCCAGCGCCGACGCGTCCGGCGCTTCCGCTTCGGACGCCTCCCGCAGCTCCCGCTCCCGGCGCAGCAGCTCCTCCCGCGCGGCCGCGAGGCCCGCGTCCGCGGCTCGCACGTAGTCGATCGTTACGGTCGACTCGCTCTCCTCCGGCCGCTCGGGCCGCTGCTCCAGCAGCCCCCACGCCTCCGCCGGCACGAATCGCTGGACCGTGCCTTCGTTCGGCTCGACGTCGCCGCGCAGCACGCCGAGCAGCGTCGTCTTGCCGGCGCCGTTGCGCCCGAAGACTGCGAGCTTCTCCCCTTCGCGCACGTCCATCGTCACGCCGCGAAACACTCTCTGGCCGCCCCACTCTTTCGACACTCCGTTCGCTTTCACAATAAACATATAGAGATTCCCCATTTCCGAATCGTTGTCCGCGCCCCCTCGGGGCCGCGGCGAAGATCCGGCAAACGCAACACGCGCCCGGAAGCAACGCTTCCGGGCGCGAGGAAATCAAAGGATGACGTATGGGGGAACCGGACGACGTCTGAACGACGCCGACGAACGGCGAAAATACGCCGACAAAGAGTCCGCTCCCGCGCGCACACTGATCCCGCTTCCCCCGCCTTTCGGCAGAGCGTTTGCCGCATCTATTCGCGTCAAACCGTCAAGCGCATCGAATCAGTGTACCAGCTCCATCGGTCGTCGGAATCCTCCTTGCGTCATGTTCTGATGATCAATTCAATGGCATCTTACCTTATTTTGGCTCCGAATGCAATCGTTATGCGCCCCCTGCCCGAAACGGCGCCACGTGCACGATGTCGGCGAGCGGAATCCATACCGTCTCCCCCTCCGCCGTCAGCTTCACGTAGCGGCGAATCGGATCGATGCTCGCGACGACGCCGACCTTCGTCTCGTCGCCGTACGCCCCGAACGTCGTCACCGCCGCCGGCGCCCGGCTCTCGAGCGCCTCCGCGAGCGCCGCCGACAGCTCTTCGAGACGCTGCTCGTCGAGCTCCGGCCGCTGCCGCTCGGAGAGCCGCTCGCGGTGCGTGCGAATCGCCGATTTATGCTCCGGCAGCATCATGCGCGACGCCTCCCAGATGCCGTTGCCGCGCAGTTTTTTTCCTCGTATCGCCATGATGAAAGCGCGCCTCCTTGCTTCCGTGTCCTACTCTGCGTCCGTCGTTATTTGTAATGTCCGCCGATTTTCGCGGACCGGCCGTACGCCTGCCCGGCAAGGCCCGCCGATACGGCGCGCACGAGCGCGGACGGGCCGTAGCGCGCCTTGATCGCGTCCGTCGTCCGCTCGAGCGCCCGGTACGTCTCCCGCTCGTCGTCGAACTCGAGCTGGTACGTGTCGTCGCGCGCGAGCCCGCCGAGCGCGATGCTGAGCTGCCGCACCGGCCGGCCGTTCCAAAACTTGTGGAACAGCTCCTTCGCCGCCCGGTACACGTGGTTCGTCGCTTGGGTCGGCACCGGCAGCGTCGTCTGGCGGGAGAAGCCGAACTCGAAGCCGGCTCCCGCGCAGCCGACCGACAGCACCCGCCCCATCACTCCGCGGAACCGGCACCGGCGGCATACCTCCTCGGCCAGCTCCAGCAGCACCGTCTCGATGTCGCGCGCCTCGCCGTAGTCCCGCGGCAGCGTCATCCCGTGGCCGATCGCCTGCTGCGCGCCCTCGTGCGTGCCCGGAGCGACCGGCGAATCGTCGATGCCGTGCGCCGTGCGCCACAGCACCTCGCCGTTGATACCCCAGCGGCGCTGCAGCGTCGCGAGCGGCGTCCGCGCCAAGTCGCCGATCGTATAGATGCCCATCCGGTTCAAATGGCGCATCATGCGGCTGCCGATGCCGAACATGCCTTGGACCGGCAGCTTCCACAGCTTCTCCTCGACCTCCGCGCGGCGCAGGACGTACACGCCCGACTCGTTCTTCTTCGCGTACTGGTCGCACGCCATCTTCGCCAGCACTTTGTTGTCGCTGATGCCGATCCGCGCGTACACCCCCGTCCGCTCGAGAATGTCCCGCTGCATGCGCCGCGCCGTCTCGACCGGATCGCCGTGCATGCGCAGTCCCCCCGTCAGCTCGCAGAACTGCTCGTCGATCGAGAACGGCTCGACCGCGTCCGCGTACCGCTCCAGGATGCGCGTGATTTGCATCGAGACGTCGATGTACGTCTGCATCCGCGGGCGGACGACGATCAGATCGGCGCACTTGTTGAGCGCCTCCCCGAGCCGCTCCGCCGTCGTCACGCCGTACCGCTTCGCGACCGGGCAGGCGGCCAGCACGATGCCCGAGCGCAGCTTCGGATCGCCCGCGACGACGACGGGCTTCCCCGCCGTCTCCGGCCGGCTCGCCTTCTCGACGCTGGCGTAGAAGCTCTGCATATCGGCCATCATGACGACGCGTCCTTCCTTCATGCCCATCACCTTCGCAAAAAAATAAGAATATATGTTCGGCAAGGATACCCCTATTATATACCGAACGTACATTCTTATCCAGAGGCCGAACCGCCTATCGGAACATATTCCATAATTTAAGCAAATGGATCGCGTTGTTCGGATCGATACGCTGGTCGACGACGAAGCGGACGATCCGTTCGACTTCGCCGTCCGTCGGCTTTTCGCCGAGCGCCTTGCAGGCAAGGCCGACGAGGCGCTTGACCGTCGCGCGGTTTTGCAGGTCGGTCTTGGAGACGTTCGCGAGCACCGTCTTCACCCGCTCCTTCGCCGCGCGATCTTTCATTTTCGCTTTGACGCGTTCCACCATGTCCGCGCTGATGCCGTATTTTTCGTATCCGGGCACGCCGCACACCTCCGTCCGGTTTCATTCGCGAGGCTCGCCATATACGTATATGTATGTAGGCCACGCGGCGAAACTGCCTGGCCGGCGAAAACGGACGACCCCCCGGCCGCCGCGGACCGCCTCCATAACGCAAAAAAAGCGGCCCCGCCAGGGACCGCCGTAGTAAAGCCGTTACAACCGAACGAACGAGCCGCGCAGCCGCTCAGGCAACGGGAACCGCTTCGGGTGGAACAGCGCCGCCAGCAGCTCGACGCCGTCTACGAGGCTCGCGCCGGGCATCGTAAACAAGTTCGCGTCGGCGGCGTAGACGCGGCCGGCGGCGACGGCGCGCAGGCCGGACCAGCCCGGGCGGCCGGCGAGCGAGGCGCGCGCTTCCGCGGCCGCCTGCTCGAGCGTCAGGCCGCACGGCGCGACGACGATCGCCTCGGGGTCGAGGGCGAGCGCGTCGTCCCAGGACAGCGCGCCGGAGCGGCCGCCGGGGACGGCGAGCCGGTCGACCCCGCCCGCCGCCGCGATCTGATCCGGGATCCAGTGCCCGGCGCGGAACAGCGGGTCGATCCACTCGAGGAACAGCGCCTCGACCCGCGGGACGCCCTCCGTCGCGGCGGCGGCGGCCGCAAGGCGCGCGCGCAGCGAGGCGAGCAGCCGCTCGCCCGCTTCCGGCGCGCCGAGCTCACGCGCCA
The window above is part of the Paenibacillus sp. genome. Proteins encoded here:
- a CDS encoding sensor domain-containing diguanylate cyclase, which produces MKQARFRGLKLHHLVIALVAVSVLLTFAVIAGVGFSAGRALWTADTLDAQRLNAAQLAGATDELFASLKSGLKTVAEHAAGETDTQHLHLFLDIVREGSGFNVAFIADENGFVLDASPRNLGLVGRKLTTVGALEALRERKALVSEPYLGVLNRLIVLISHPIFDAQGRYLGFAGGTISLHEPNLVRALIGTNPFNEAGRHVYVLSSAGNVIYHPDDALVGKNAAAFADLRDVFAAGSEQERIAVSLRHGMLAGVGSVPETDWLVVSQTPQRTVSRAIRRIVTRILLSALPLAALIVALIYVLVRFISSPLYKLARYAERLSEEPGAAPAAELPAIHDWNYEANRLFDTLAKASFQIRHRFDALSAEATTDQLTGLYNRRMMDRLLHEWERQRLPFCLLAIDADHFKQVNDQYGHQAGDEVLQFIARLASRTVRGQDVVCRYGGEEFVVLAPGADPDTARALAERLRSRIGETASPIGRRVTVSIGGAAFPLHGDTAEEVIRRADEALYRAKAEGRNRAIVHD
- the abc-f gene encoding ribosomal protection-like ABC-F family protein; this translates as MFIVKANGVSKEWGGQRVFRGVTMDVREGEKLAVFGRNGAGKTTLLGVLRGDVEPNEGTVQRFVPAEAWGLLEQRPERPEESESTVTIDYVRAADAGLAAAREELLRRERELREASEAEAPDASALEAAAARYAEALDAYAARNGYAWEAEVERALAQVGLPPRTWSLPLAALSGGERTRAALARLLVRRPKALFLDEPTNHLDADTVVWLQSWLRAYPGAVVVVSHDRTFLDAVVDRIVELGPDGAKSYKGNYAAYREQKELERRTQIAAYRKQERERENILESIRMYQQWYLQASRDAAKAEGITKPYYAARANKHTARYHAKEKELERLEKERVEKPREAEQLRVAFREGTFEAKTLIEAEGVAFGYEGESAPIVREGRLAVGRGDKIAVVGANGAGKTTLLRLLAGELTPAGGSVRRHPELRVGYFSQRLEGLDPNETLLDSLLRVPDMTQTFARTILGCFLFSRDDAFRRIGELSMGERCRAAFLQLYFSGANLLVLDEPTNYLDVDARERMEEALAAYPGALIAASHDRYFLRAVANRVVSLPGDGSWRVYDMPYAEYERRPDGPPASAEEREREDAYRRAELERAALMAKTELDDEGRERLRELTRVLEEIEALRQS
- a CDS encoding YolD-like family protein, with the protein product MAIRGKKLRGNGIWEASRMMLPEHKSAIRTHRERLSERQRPELDEQRLEELSAALAEALESRAPAAVTTFGAYGDETKVGVVASIDPIRRYVKLTAEGETVWIPLADIVHVAPFRAGGA
- a CDS encoding DNA polymerase IV, with the protein product MGMKEGRVVMMADMQSFYASVEKASRPETAGKPVVVAGDPKLRSGIVLAACPVAKRYGVTTAERLGEALNKCADLIVVRPRMQTYIDVSMQITRILERYADAVEPFSIDEQFCELTGGLRMHGDPVETARRMQRDILERTGVYARIGISDNKVLAKMACDQYAKKNESGVYVLRRAEVEEKLWKLPVQGMFGIGSRMMRHLNRMGIYTIGDLARTPLATLQRRWGINGEVLWRTAHGIDDSPVAPGTHEGAQQAIGHGMTLPRDYGEARDIETVLLELAEEVCRRCRFRGVMGRVLSVGCAGAGFEFGFSRQTTLPVPTQATNHVYRAAKELFHKFWNGRPVRQLSIALGGLARDDTYQLEFDDERETYRALERTTDAIKARYGPSALVRAVSAGLAGQAYGRSAKIGGHYK
- a CDS encoding stage VI sporulation protein F codes for the protein MPGYEKYGISADMVERVKAKMKDRAAKERVKTVLANVSKTDLQNRATVKRLVGLACKALGEKPTDGEVERIVRFVVDQRIDPNNAIHLLKLWNMFR
- a CDS encoding ABC transporter substrate-binding protein; translated protein: MARACSFLPAATEIVKALGLEASLVGATFECDAPPAVPRIVRSALEGRTLTSGEIDEAVRSAAAAGETLYRIDEPLLREAAPDVIFTQHLCGVCQIGTATAEAAVADWASPPRIVPLVPHTLEEVLACIGTVARELGAPEAGERLLASLRARLAAAAAATEGVPRVEALFLEWIDPLFRAGHWIPDQIAAAGGVDRLAVPGGRSGALSWDDALALDPEAIVVAPCGLTLEQAAAEARASLAGRPGWSGLRAVAAGRVYAADANLFTMPGASLVDGVELLAALFHPKRFPLPERLRGSFVRL